One Calditrichia bacterium DNA window includes the following coding sequences:
- a CDS encoding ABC transporter ATP-binding protein, whose amino-acid sequence MTRPLKNSSDPKKRPKLSLPMVKYAFRTIVWPRRWRMFGGLIFISINRAAGLVLPGSSKYLLDEIIGNNRPDMLFWLVAAVAGAELLKAGTSISLIYLLRIEAQHLIKQLRERMQQHIIYLKSRFFDEHSSGSLVSRIMSDVDGVRFLVGTGLVNFIGSIITAVLAFVVLIRLNAALTFYTLAPMALAGIVVWRMVRFLRPTFRERRKINAEVSGRLTESLGGIRIIKAFNAEPAEINVFSDGTGRIFQNVRKTILGFGYGELLMSILMSIVGLVVMGMGGSSILAGEMTLGDFVAFSLFLVYLIGPIAQLAGISNEITDAFAGLDRMEEILNIEPEGSEPERTVELGNIQGNVDFHNVRFSYEKDVEVIKNMSFSAPAGTVTALVGPSGSGKSTMAGLVSAFLTPDSGTVTVDGIDLSTVKLPSYRSNLGVVLQDDFLFEGTIRENIRFGNPDASDAQLNDAVKAAHVLEFVERFEKGLDTIVGERGVKLSGGQRQRVAIARAILADPKILILDEATSNLDAESEAVIQDSLANLMRGRTTFVIAHRLSTIRSADQILVIDGGEIVERGAHDELMQNENRYFQLYTRQARI is encoded by the coding sequence ATGACGCGCCCCCTCAAAAACAGCAGTGATCCCAAAAAGCGCCCGAAATTATCGCTGCCGATGGTGAAATACGCCTTTCGCACCATCGTTTGGCCACGACGCTGGCGCATGTTTGGCGGACTGATTTTTATTTCAATCAATCGTGCGGCGGGTCTGGTTTTGCCCGGATCGTCCAAATATTTGCTGGACGAAATTATCGGGAATAACCGCCCGGACATGCTGTTTTGGCTGGTTGCCGCCGTTGCCGGCGCTGAATTATTGAAAGCCGGAACCAGTATTTCGCTCATTTATTTGCTGCGGATTGAGGCGCAACACCTCATCAAACAATTGCGGGAACGGATGCAGCAACACATTATTTATCTCAAAAGCCGCTTTTTTGACGAACACAGCAGCGGATCGCTGGTGTCGCGAATCATGTCTGATGTGGATGGCGTGCGTTTTTTAGTCGGCACCGGATTGGTCAATTTTATCGGCAGCATCATCACGGCGGTGCTGGCGTTTGTGGTGCTCATCCGGCTGAACGCCGCGCTCACATTTTACACCCTCGCCCCGATGGCGCTGGCCGGAATTGTTGTCTGGCGAATGGTGCGCTTTCTTCGCCCCACATTCCGGGAGCGTCGCAAAATCAACGCGGAGGTTTCCGGACGGCTGACAGAATCGCTCGGCGGCATTCGCATCATAAAAGCGTTCAACGCGGAACCTGCTGAAATTAATGTATTTAGCGATGGCACCGGACGCATTTTCCAGAACGTCCGCAAAACCATTTTGGGATTCGGCTACGGCGAATTGCTGATGTCAATTTTGATGAGCATTGTCGGTTTGGTGGTGATGGGAATGGGCGGCAGCAGCATTCTCGCCGGCGAAATGACCCTCGGTGATTTTGTGGCATTTTCGCTGTTTCTGGTGTATCTGATCGGTCCGATTGCCCAGCTCGCGGGCATCAGCAACGAGATCACCGACGCGTTTGCGGGGCTCGACCGGATGGAAGAAATTCTGAACATCGAGCCTGAGGGATCGGAGCCGGAGCGCACGGTGGAACTGGGCAATATTCAGGGAAACGTGGATTTTCACAACGTCCGTTTTTCGTATGAAAAAGATGTGGAAGTCATTAAAAATATGAGCTTTAGCGCGCCGGCCGGAACCGTCACTGCGCTGGTTGGGCCATCCGGTTCCGGCAAAAGCACGATGGCAGGTTTGGTGTCCGCTTTTCTCACTCCGGACAGCGGAACGGTGACCGTGGACGGCATCGATTTGAGCACGGTGAAATTACCCAGCTATCGATCCAATTTGGGCGTTGTGCTGCAGGACGATTTTCTGTTCGAAGGCACCATTCGCGAGAACATCCGCTTCGGCAATCCCGACGCAAGCGACGCGCAACTGAACGACGCGGTGAAAGCGGCGCACGTGCTGGAATTTGTGGAGCGTTTTGAAAAAGGGCTGGATACCATCGTTGGGGAACGCGGGGTGAAACTTTCCGGCGGACAGCGCCAGCGCGTCGCGATTGCCCGGGCGATTCTGGCTGACCCAAAAATTCTGATTTTGGACGAAGCCACCTCAAATCTCGACGCGGAAAGCGAAGCGGTGATTCAGGATAGCCTCGCCAATCTGATGCGCGGACGCACCACTTTTGTGATTGCCCATCGCCTCAGCACCATTCGCAGCGCCGACCAGATTTTGGTGATCGACGGCGGGGAAATTGTCGAACGCGGCGCACACGATGAACTGATGCAAAATGAAAACCGCTATTTTCAGCTGTACACCCGGCAGGCACGAATTTAA
- a CDS encoding type II toxin-antitoxin system VapC family toxin translates to MRYGIDTNVLIRFIVQDDPEQSKRATDFLKNHCSEEAPGFISMVVMCEIVWVLRRAYGYSKSNIINVLETILRTSELMVEEPQIAWEALHRFKTGSADFSDFIIGTINKSAGCEQTATFDQQAGQSDLFRLI, encoded by the coding sequence ATTCGTTACGGCATCGATACCAATGTGCTGATTCGATTTATCGTACAGGACGATCCGGAGCAATCGAAAAGAGCAACCGATTTTCTCAAAAATCACTGCTCGGAGGAGGCGCCGGGATTTATTTCGATGGTTGTTATGTGTGAAATTGTGTGGGTGCTGCGGCGTGCATACGGATATTCCAAATCAAATATAATCAATGTGTTGGAAACAATTTTACGAACATCTGAACTGATGGTTGAAGAGCCTCAAATAGCCTGGGAAGCGCTTCACAGATTTAAAACCGGCTCTGCTGATTTTTCAGATTTTATAATTGGAACCATTAACAAATCGGCAGGCTGCGAACAAACCGCCACATTTGATCAGCAGGCGGGGCAAAGCGATTTATTCCGGTTGATTTAA
- a CDS encoding ABC transporter permease → MNFESFVALRYFRAKRRTGFISIITYVSVIGVMIGVAALDIVLSAYNGFESEVRNRLISADAHIHLRKFYANEIEDYDALADSIRGYPGVSGASPVIVKESVLVSKGNNTPVAVRGVDPETVAQVSIVTNSIVSGKFDLGKQTVEDREYNGIVLGRYLAEQLFIFEPGEIVTLFSIPEQFSLTPRAHAKQFVVTGLSELGFYEYDKILAYTSLEAAQDLFKMQGKATRIDVKLDNYESAQSIAPKLEELLGGYPYLARTWFDQNKSLYSWMEYEKWLFTIILSLIIMVAAFNIVSSLVMIVMEKTREIGILKSMGASAPKIMRIFLYEGIIIGMLGTVLGTALAYGICWAQQTFGFVTLPADVYIIDKLPVKMEVFDFAVVSFIAMALCILAAAYPAYKASRLNPVESIRYE, encoded by the coding sequence ATGAATTTTGAATCTTTTGTCGCCCTACGCTACTTCCGGGCGAAACGCCGCACCGGTTTTATTTCCATTATTACCTATGTTTCCGTAATCGGCGTGATGATTGGCGTGGCTGCGTTAGATATTGTTTTATCTGCATATAACGGCTTTGAATCCGAGGTTCGCAATCGGCTGATCAGCGCAGATGCCCACATCCACCTGCGGAAATTTTACGCCAATGAAATAGAGGATTACGACGCACTCGCAGATTCGATTCGCGGTTATCCCGGCGTTTCCGGCGCATCGCCGGTGATTGTGAAGGAAAGCGTGCTCGTTTCCAAAGGCAACAACACGCCGGTGGCGGTTCGCGGTGTCGATCCCGAAACGGTTGCACAGGTGAGCATTGTTACCAACAGCATCGTTTCCGGAAAATTTGATTTGGGTAAACAAACCGTGGAAGATCGCGAATACAACGGTATCGTCCTCGGTCGATATCTGGCGGAGCAGTTGTTTATTTTCGAACCCGGTGAAATTGTCACCTTATTTTCCATTCCCGAACAATTCAGCCTCACGCCGCGCGCCCACGCCAAACAGTTTGTCGTCACCGGTTTGAGCGAGCTTGGTTTTTACGAATACGACAAAATTCTGGCATACACCTCGCTGGAAGCCGCGCAGGATTTGTTCAAAATGCAAGGCAAAGCAACCCGCATTGATGTAAAACTGGACAATTACGAATCCGCCCAATCCATCGCCCCAAAGCTGGAAGAACTTCTCGGCGGCTACCCGTATCTCGCCCGAACATGGTTCGATCAAAACAAAAGTTTGTATAGCTGGATGGAATACGAAAAGTGGCTGTTCACCATCATTCTCAGCTTGATCATCATGGTAGCGGCGTTCAACATCGTCAGTTCGCTGGTGATGATTGTGATGGAAAAAACCCGCGAAATCGGCATTCTGAAAAGCATGGGCGCATCCGCACCCAAAATTATGCGCATCTTTTTATACGAAGGCATCATCATCGGAATGCTGGGAACGGTGCTGGGCACCGCGCTGGCATACGGCATTTGCTGGGCACAGCAAACCTTTGGTTTTGTTACACTTCCGGCGGATGTTTACATCATCGATAAACTGCCGGTGAAGATGGAAGTCTTCGATTTTGCGGTGGTTTCATTCATCGCGATGGCGCTGTGCATCCTCGCTGCGGCGTATCCGGCTTACAAAGCTTCGCGCTTAAATCCTGTGGAATCCATTCGCTATGAATAG
- a CDS encoding ABC transporter ATP-binding protein, translating to MTILESKNLSKTYDSGPEKVRVLEGVNLKIATGEIVAIMGPSGVGKSTLLNLLGTLDQPSGGALLINGEDVFQFNEQRLAKFRNEHIGFIFQFHYLMPEFTALENVLMPRMIRGNDWHSDEQHARKLLTDVGLQQRFYHKPNQLSGGEQQRVAIARAFMNQPKLILADEPTGDLDRKNSHILFDLILELNSKYHQTFVIVTHDDELAHRTHRIIHLLDGKVEREEIVAKN from the coding sequence ATGACAATATTAGAATCCAAAAATCTCAGTAAAACCTACGACAGCGGACCGGAAAAAGTGCGCGTGTTGGAAGGCGTAAACCTGAAAATTGCAACTGGCGAAATTGTTGCAATTATGGGGCCGTCCGGCGTCGGGAAAAGCACGCTGCTCAATTTGCTGGGCACGCTCGATCAGCCGTCCGGCGGAGCGCTGCTCATCAATGGCGAAGACGTGTTCCAGTTTAACGAGCAACGGTTGGCAAAATTCCGGAACGAGCACATCGGATTTATTTTCCAGTTTCACTATTTGATGCCGGAATTTACCGCGCTGGAAAACGTGCTGATGCCCCGGATGATTCGCGGCAACGACTGGCACTCCGATGAACAACATGCCCGTAAGCTGTTGACAGATGTAGGGTTACAGCAACGTTTTTATCACAAGCCGAACCAGCTTTCCGGCGGTGAACAGCAGCGTGTGGCTATCGCCCGGGCGTTCATGAATCAGCCGAAACTGATTTTGGCGGACGAACCCACCGGCGATCTCGATCGTAAAAACAGCCATATTTTGTTCGACCTGATACTGGAATTGAACAGCAAATATCACCAAACATTTGTAATCGTGACCCACGATGACGAGTTGGCGCACCGTACGCACCGCATCATCCATTTGCTGGACGGCAAAGTGGAGCGGGAAGAAATCGTTGCCAAAAATTGA
- a CDS encoding AbrB/MazE/SpoVT family DNA-binding domain-containing protein, whose amino-acid sequence MIAKITSKGQITLPKKVREKLHLKTGDKIQFEINSDGKIEITPVIFHLSDLQGMLTPPANPVSLSEMNAAIENEGAGQ is encoded by the coding sequence ATGATTGCCAAAATAACCAGCAAAGGGCAAATAACCCTGCCTAAAAAAGTTCGCGAAAAACTGCATCTCAAAACGGGTGATAAAATTCAATTTGAAATCAATTCGGATGGAAAAATTGAAATTACGCCGGTGATTTTTCACCTGTCTGATTTACAGGGGATGCTTACACCGCCCGCTAACCCCGTCAGTTTATCGGAGATGAACGCCGCGATCGAAAATGAAGGAGCTGGACAGTGA
- the lysS gene encoding lysine--tRNA ligase, giving the protein MEEVSQLIAQRIQKTEKLRELGINPYPYHFDKTHSSENIKQQFADLENKTVKVAGRMMANRLMGKAAFADLQDMDGRIQIFIRKNALGDEGFEAYKLLDIGDIIGVTGTVFRTKTGEISVAADELVLLSKSMRPLPIAKEKEEDGEKIVYDAFSDVEQRYRQRYVDLIVNPQVKDVFVKRSKIINSMRNFLNNQGYLEVETPILQPIYGGASARPFVTHHNTLDMKLYLRIANELYLKRLIVGGFEGVFEFAKDFRNEGMSRFHNPEFTQMELYVAYKDYHWMMAFTEQLFQHLAETVLGTTNINYQGKAIDLTPPFRRMPLLEGIKEYAGVDLYGKDEAEMRSIAKDLNMKLDDSWGSGKIIDEIFGEFVEPNLVQPTFIMDHPVEISPLAKKHRYKPGLVERFELVIAGKEMSNAFTELNDPKDQRERFESQMGLKARGDDEAQVLDEDYLRSMEYGMPPTAGIGIGIDRLTMLLTDQSSIRDVLLFPHMRPETHE; this is encoded by the coding sequence ATGGAAGAAGTCAGCCAACTGATTGCCCAGCGCATTCAGAAAACAGAAAAACTGCGTGAGTTAGGGATAAACCCCTATCCATACCATTTTGACAAAACACATTCCAGTGAAAATATCAAACAGCAGTTTGCGGATTTGGAAAATAAAACGGTTAAAGTTGCCGGACGGATGATGGCAAATCGCCTGATGGGCAAAGCCGCTTTTGCAGATTTGCAGGACATGGACGGACGAATTCAGATTTTTATACGCAAGAACGCGTTAGGGGACGAAGGCTTTGAGGCATACAAACTGCTCGATATCGGCGATATTATCGGTGTGACCGGAACCGTGTTTCGCACCAAAACCGGGGAAATTTCCGTTGCGGCGGATGAACTGGTGTTGCTCTCCAAATCTATGCGCCCGTTGCCCATCGCCAAAGAAAAAGAGGAAGACGGCGAGAAAATTGTTTATGATGCGTTCAGCGATGTGGAACAACGCTATCGCCAGCGCTATGTGGATTTGATTGTCAATCCGCAGGTGAAGGATGTGTTTGTCAAACGCTCCAAAATCATTAATTCGATGCGCAATTTTCTGAACAACCAGGGTTATCTGGAAGTGGAAACGCCGATTTTGCAACCGATTTACGGCGGCGCTTCGGCGCGTCCGTTCGTAACCCATCACAATACATTAGATATGAAGCTCTATTTGCGAATCGCTAACGAACTGTATCTCAAACGGTTGATCGTCGGCGGATTTGAGGGCGTTTTCGAATTTGCCAAAGATTTCCGCAACGAAGGCATGAGCCGCTTTCACAACCCGGAATTTACGCAGATGGAACTTTACGTCGCGTATAAAGATTACCACTGGATGATGGCGTTTACCGAACAGCTGTTCCAGCATCTCGCGGAAACGGTGCTGGGCACCACCAACATCAACTATCAGGGCAAAGCAATTGATCTGACGCCGCCCTTCCGGCGCATGCCGCTACTCGAAGGCATCAAAGAATACGCCGGGGTGGATTTATACGGCAAAGATGAAGCGGAAATGCGCAGCATCGCCAAAGATTTGAACATGAAACTGGATGACAGTTGGGGCAGCGGTAAAATTATCGATGAAATTTTTGGGGAATTTGTGGAACCCAATCTGGTGCAGCCCACGTTTATCATGGATCATCCGGTGGAAATTTCGCCATTGGCGAAAAAACATCGCTATAAACCGGGACTGGTGGAGCGGTTCGAACTGGTGATCGCCGGAAAAGAGATGAGCAACGCTTTCACCGAATTGAACGACCCGAAAGACCAGCGCGAGCGGTTCGAATCGCAAATGGGATTAAAAGCCCGCGGTGATGACGAAGCGCAAGTGCTCGACGAAGATTACCTACGCTCGATGGAATACGGCATGCCGCCAACCGCCGGCATCGGTATCGGTATCGACCGGTTGACGATGTTGTTAACCGATCAATCGTCCATCCGCGATGTGCTGCTGTTCCCGCATATGCGCCCGGAAACGCACGAATAA
- a CDS encoding choice-of-anchor B family protein, which translates to MKIDKLVTLTYMLLFGIVLQSAAFSQSLTLRKQVATPGTFRTDIWGYVDDATGNEYAIAGDQSGSGITIIDVTDPDNATIVGAETTVNGFDVKVWNHYVYTVTGGYSGLGDIIDISDPANPNVVGSFPTSHNIFISDNGYLIDDRLNIYDLNSTPEAPVLVNTGSNPGHDIAVIDGRLYDFHGGDGTRIFDFSDPANLQLLGAINDPSINYHHSGWVSADHNTLFICDELANHPTADISVWDISDLGNPERIDDFADPSAIVHNLYVIGNYAVVAYYTAGLRVYDISNPTNISIVAEYDTSPLNGEFFGGAFGVYAFFPSGTIVLNDWQQGVFVFTFDSTTTGTGPQPGVPATFRLAQNYPNPFNPATTIVFDLPKESTVNLIIYNVMGQKIRSLYSEAKIAGTHAVDWDGRDDSGNPVTSGSYFYRLETDGFSETKRMLLVR; encoded by the coding sequence ATGAAAATCGACAAATTGGTGACGTTAACATATATGCTGTTGTTTGGAATCGTGTTGCAGTCTGCGGCGTTTTCCCAATCGCTGACGCTGCGAAAACAAGTGGCAACTCCCGGCACATTTCGCACCGATATTTGGGGATATGTGGACGACGCGACCGGGAATGAATACGCGATTGCCGGCGATCAGTCCGGCAGCGGCATAACCATCATTGATGTGACCGATCCGGACAATGCCACGATTGTTGGCGCCGAAACAACGGTAAACGGTTTCGACGTAAAGGTTTGGAATCATTACGTTTACACCGTAACCGGCGGTTACAGCGGATTGGGCGATATCATCGATATCAGCGATCCGGCAAATCCAAATGTGGTGGGTAGTTTCCCGACATCGCACAATATTTTTATCTCCGATAACGGTTATCTCATCGACGACCGGTTAAATATTTACGATTTGAACAGCACCCCGGAAGCGCCGGTTTTGGTGAATACGGGCAGCAATCCCGGACACGATATCGCGGTAATCGACGGGCGATTATACGATTTTCACGGCGGAGACGGCACCCGGATTTTTGATTTTAGCGATCCGGCAAATTTGCAATTATTGGGCGCAATCAACGATCCGTCGATCAATTATCACCACAGCGGATGGGTGAGCGCCGATCACAACACTCTTTTTATTTGCGATGAATTAGCCAATCATCCCACCGCGGACATCAGCGTTTGGGATATTTCCGATCTCGGAAACCCCGAACGCATCGACGATTTCGCCGATCCATCGGCGATTGTCCACAACCTCTATGTAATTGGAAATTATGCAGTTGTCGCGTATTACACCGCCGGTTTGCGGGTGTATGATATCAGCAATCCAACCAATATTTCCATCGTTGCAGAATACGATACCAGCCCGCTGAACGGTGAGTTTTTTGGCGGTGCGTTTGGCGTTTACGCCTTTTTTCCATCGGGAACCATTGTGCTGAACGACTGGCAGCAGGGTGTTTTTGTTTTCACTTTCGATAGCACCACCACCGGAACTGGTCCGCAACCGGGAGTTCCTGCGACATTCCGGCTCGCCCAAAACTACCCGAATCCGTTTAATCCGGCAACAACTATTGTGTTCGATTTGCCGAAAGAAAGCACGGTTAACCTGATTATTTACAATGTGATGGGGCAAAAAATCCGATCGTTGTATTCCGAGGCAAAAATTGCAGGAACGCATGCAGTGGATTGGGACGGACGTGACGATTCCGGAAATCCGGTGACATCCGGCAGCTATTTTTACCGGCTGGAAACCGACGGTTTTTCGGAAACGAAGCGGATGTTGCTGGTTCGTTAA
- a CDS encoding DUF2231 domain-containing protein produces the protein MNLHPTIVNITIFVLAAGILLELLYFFTKNLQFKKYGGILMIAGAVFAAFSVFSGLRAFSIVEIPREALPTVETHRVSGLITLALIAVAMVLRFAAGRIRTLEKPLRWLYAAMLIAIAAMLFRTGSIGGDMAYKYQLRHDEPAKTPAQKPGFDE, from the coding sequence ATGAACTTACACCCAACAATTGTTAACATCACCATATTTGTTCTGGCTGCCGGAATATTACTGGAATTGCTGTATTTTTTCACCAAAAATCTGCAGTTCAAAAAATATGGCGGCATTTTGATGATCGCCGGCGCTGTGTTTGCGGCGTTTTCCGTCTTTAGCGGATTGCGGGCATTTTCAATTGTGGAAATTCCCCGCGAAGCGCTGCCGACGGTAGAAACGCACCGCGTTTCCGGGCTGATCACGCTGGCGCTGATCGCCGTTGCGATGGTTTTGCGATTTGCAGCCGGACGAATACGCACGCTCGAAAAACCGCTGCGTTGGCTGTATGCGGCAATGCTCATCGCGATTGCAGCGATGCTGTTCCGCACCGGCAGCATCGGCGGCGATATGGCTTACAAATACCAATTACGCCACGATGAACCCGCGAAAACACCTGCCCAAAAACCCGGATTTGATGAATGA
- a CDS encoding four helix bundle protein, giving the protein MSEKSSNYGRNLNERLFEFAVRIVKFLRSISDSPENRIIKNQLIKSATSMGANYEEAQGSNSKKDFSNKCAIVFKEARETNYWLRLLQATSAENNKELSFLIEESDELKKIFASIIIKTRPREF; this is encoded by the coding sequence ATTTCAGAAAAAAGCAGCAATTACGGACGTAATCTCAATGAGCGGTTATTCGAATTTGCCGTTCGAATTGTCAAATTTTTACGATCAATTTCGGATTCACCGGAGAACCGGATTATCAAAAATCAACTGATAAAATCTGCCACTTCAATGGGCGCAAATTACGAAGAAGCACAGGGCAGCAATTCGAAAAAAGATTTCAGCAATAAATGTGCGATCGTTTTCAAAGAAGCACGAGAAACCAATTATTGGCTGCGTCTGCTTCAGGCAACATCAGCAGAAAACAATAAAGAATTGTCTTTTTTAATCGAAGAATCCGATGAATTAAAAAAAATCTTTGCGTCAATCATTATTAAAACCAGACCACGGGAATTCTGA
- the recG gene encoding ATP-dependent DNA helicase RecG: MSNYDRQNPLKMSAEFLKGVGPVRAEALRTVGIHTFEDVLEVVPRRYLDRSDVRKISEINEDETVTVIGDVSFKQLIERGKKRLTVRIYDGTGILEAVWFNQPRLFSKMFHEGQTVAFSGKVGRYKYWQIIHPDFDVISDQKEPLNTGQLIPLYPSTADLKKAWISNYVFRKILFLAFKKYGHQIPETLPQSLIRQYLLFSRSDAFRQMHFPDSHEALHQVERRFKYEELFYLQLLMALRKHFYQSPAIGLKIPVNDTAFASLKNLLPFQLTGAQERVLGEIRNDVQSGLPMNRLVQGDVGSGKTAVAMLAMQMVISAGYQAAIMAPTEILAQQHFANISNLLKNSGIRVNLLIGSLSEKEKKAVHRRIAEGKVDLIVGTHALIQEKVIFENLGMVVIDEQHRFGVMQRGDLIEKGKTPHVLVMTATPIPRTLALTIYGDLDVSVIDELPPGRHPVKTFHREEDRLPLIWDFLRQHIEKGEQAYIVYPLVEESEKLDLKAATETYQHLQADVFPEVKMALIHGRQKAPEKEKIMNDFKNGRTQILVSTTVIEVGVDVPNATIMVIEHADRFGLSQLHQLRGRVGRGKNESFCILVTAKDISDIAGERMGVMSQTNDGFVIAEEDLRLRGSGEFFGTRQSGMPDLKFANLLTDQKIIEIARKDAFAIVQRDPHLRLPENEIIRERFKDKFVDKFQMPNIA; encoded by the coding sequence ATGAGCAATTACGACCGCCAAAATCCGCTAAAAATGTCTGCCGAATTTCTGAAAGGCGTGGGACCGGTACGGGCGGAAGCGCTGCGAACGGTCGGAATTCACACATTTGAGGATGTGCTGGAAGTTGTGCCACGCCGCTATCTCGATCGCAGCGATGTGCGCAAAATCAGCGAAATTAACGAGGATGAAACGGTTACCGTCATCGGCGATGTCTCGTTCAAACAGCTCATCGAACGCGGCAAAAAACGGCTGACCGTGCGTATTTACGACGGCACGGGCATTCTGGAAGCCGTGTGGTTCAATCAACCGCGATTGTTCAGCAAAATGTTCCACGAAGGGCAAACCGTCGCGTTTTCCGGCAAGGTTGGGCGATACAAATACTGGCAAATTATCCACCCGGATTTTGACGTGATCAGCGATCAAAAAGAGCCGCTGAATACCGGGCAACTTATTCCGCTCTATCCGTCCACTGCAGATCTCAAAAAAGCGTGGATCAGCAATTACGTGTTCCGCAAAATTCTGTTTTTGGCGTTCAAAAAATATGGGCACCAGATTCCCGAAACGCTGCCGCAATCGCTCATCCGGCAGTATTTGTTATTTTCCCGGTCGGACGCTTTCCGGCAGATGCATTTTCCGGATTCGCACGAAGCCCTTCATCAGGTTGAACGGCGATTTAAGTATGAGGAATTATTCTACTTACAGCTGCTGATGGCGTTGCGAAAACACTTCTACCAATCACCGGCAATCGGGTTGAAAATTCCCGTGAACGATACGGCGTTTGCCAGCCTGAAAAACCTGCTGCCGTTCCAATTGACAGGCGCACAGGAACGCGTGCTCGGCGAGATTCGCAACGATGTGCAAAGCGGATTGCCGATGAACCGACTGGTGCAGGGCGATGTCGGCTCCGGCAAAACCGCGGTCGCGATGCTGGCGATGCAAATGGTTATCTCCGCCGGATATCAGGCGGCAATTATGGCACCGACGGAAATTCTGGCGCAGCAGCATTTTGCGAACATATCTAATTTATTAAAAAACAGTGGGATACGAGTCAACTTGCTCATCGGCAGCTTGTCTGAAAAAGAGAAAAAAGCGGTGCATCGCCGCATCGCCGAAGGCAAGGTTGACCTGATTGTGGGCACGCACGCACTCATCCAGGAAAAGGTAATTTTCGAAAATCTGGGCATGGTGGTAATCGACGAGCAGCACCGTTTTGGCGTGATGCAACGCGGCGATCTCATCGAAAAAGGGAAAACGCCGCACGTGCTGGTGATGACCGCAACGCCCATTCCCCGCACGCTCGCGCTCACGATTTACGGCGATCTCGATGTGTCGGTGATCGATGAGTTGCCGCCGGGACGCCATCCGGTGAAAACCTTTCACCGCGAGGAAGACCGGCTGCCGCTGATCTGGGATTTTCTGCGTCAGCACATCGAAAAAGGTGAGCAGGCATATATCGTTTATCCGCTGGTGGAGGAATCTGAAAAGCTGGATCTCAAAGCCGCAACCGAAACATATCAGCACCTCCAAGCTGATGTTTTTCCTGAAGTTAAGATGGCATTGATTCACGGTCGCCAAAAAGCGCCGGAAAAAGAAAAAATCATGAACGATTTCAAAAACGGGCGAACCCAAATTCTGGTTTCAACAACGGTTATCGAAGTTGGTGTGGACGTGCCAAACGCCACCATTATGGTCATCGAACACGCCGACCGTTTCGGGCTGAGCCAGTTGCACCAGTTGCGCGGGCGCGTCGGGCGCGGTAAAAATGAATCGTTTTGCATTTTGGTGACAGCCAAAGATATCAGCGATATCGCCGGCGAGCGAATGGGCGTGATGAGCCAAACCAATGACGGATTTGTGATCGCGGAGGAAGATTTGCGGCTGCGCGGCAGCGGTGAATTTTTCGGCACTCGACAGAGCGGCATGCCCGATCTGAAATTCGCCAATTTGCTGACCGATCAAAAAATTATCGAAATCGCCCGGAAAGATGCGTTCGCAATTGTCCAGCGCGATCCGCATTTGCGGCTGCCGGAAAACGAAATTATCCGGGAACGCTTCAAAGATAAGTTTGTTGATAAATTCCAGATGCCCAATATTGCCTGA